A part of Sinorhizobium chiapasense genomic DNA contains:
- a CDS encoding MlaD family protein, with translation METKANYAIVGFFTVLVIAAAFGFVYWMSQYGRSGQMVELIVNIPGSANGLSVGSPVRFNGINVGTVRNLAIDANDPRFSLAVTEVSADAPVLTSTRATLEVQGLTGAAYIELSGGNKGDENILKTALENGTQARILADQSSVTSLLATADQILDRANGAISDIQGFVTDVRGPLTATIGNAERFSKALADNSGAIDEFLKSVGELSTTISAASQKLDSTLAGADTLIKSVDPKKIDRIVSNVEQVSNDLKNASGGVSETISAFRRTVETYQEVGRNAQQSLKRVDTLIASVDTQKVELVVNDISAASADARQTVARISDFAAKISARQEDIDQTITDFTQMSNKLNAASNRVDGILVKIDGFLGDADAPSLSAEARSTLEAFRKVADSLNAQIGPITENLRRFSNSGLRDVEALVTDTRRTVQGLESTISNFDRNPQRLLFGGETVKQYDGRTRR, from the coding sequence TCGTCTACTGGATGTCACAGTATGGGCGAAGCGGCCAGATGGTCGAACTCATCGTCAATATCCCAGGTTCGGCCAATGGCCTTTCAGTGGGCTCGCCGGTGCGATTCAACGGCATCAACGTCGGCACCGTCCGCAACCTCGCGATCGATGCGAACGATCCGCGCTTTTCGCTTGCCGTCACCGAGGTTTCCGCCGACGCGCCCGTACTGACATCCACCAGGGCCACGCTCGAGGTGCAGGGCTTGACCGGTGCCGCCTATATCGAGCTCAGTGGCGGCAACAAGGGCGACGAAAACATCCTGAAAACCGCTCTTGAAAACGGAACACAGGCGCGCATCCTCGCCGATCAGTCGAGCGTTACCAGTCTGTTGGCGACCGCGGACCAGATCCTCGACCGCGCGAACGGCGCCATCAGCGATATACAGGGCTTCGTCACGGATGTGCGCGGCCCGCTCACCGCGACGATCGGCAATGCCGAGCGCTTTTCCAAGGCGCTTGCCGACAATTCCGGTGCGATCGACGAGTTCCTGAAGAGCGTCGGGGAGCTCTCGACAACGATCAGCGCCGCATCCCAGAAGCTCGACTCGACACTTGCGGGCGCCGACACGTTGATCAAATCGGTGGACCCGAAGAAAATCGACCGCATCGTCAGCAATGTCGAGCAGGTGAGCAATGACCTCAAGAACGCCTCCGGCGGCGTTTCCGAGACGATCTCTGCTTTCCGGCGGACCGTGGAAACCTATCAGGAGGTGGGCAGGAACGCCCAGCAGTCGCTGAAGCGCGTCGATACGCTGATCGCATCGGTCGATACCCAGAAGGTCGAACTGGTCGTCAACGACATCTCGGCCGCGAGCGCCGACGCCCGCCAGACTGTCGCACGGATATCGGACTTTGCAGCGAAGATTTCCGCACGGCAGGAAGACATCGACCAGACGATTACCGATTTCACGCAGATGTCGAACAAGCTGAACGCAGCGTCGAACCGGGTCGACGGCATTCTGGTGAAAATCGATGGCTTCCTGGGCGATGCCGACGCGCCGTCGCTCTCCGCCGAGGCGCGTTCGACGCTCGAGGCATTCCGCAAGGTTGCCGACAGCCTCAATGCACAGATCGGTCCGATCACGGAGAACCTCAGACGGTTCTCCAATTCGGGGCTGCGCGACGTGGAGGCGCTGGTCACCGATACGCGCCGCACGGTGCAGGGCCTGGAGAGCACGATTTCAAACTTCGATAGAAATCCGCAGAGACTGCTTTTCGGGGGCGAAACGGTAAAGCAGTATGATGGCCGCACGCGGCGGTGA